In one Deltaproteobacteria bacterium genomic region, the following are encoded:
- a CDS encoding ribbon-helix-helix protein, CopG family, with product MIAVRLSPEIEARLEKLAKATRRTKSHYIREALVRYLGEREETLLALARIETGESASSGEAAWSTLSGHARIDRRSLAMHRAIAEKLLLNPGILEKAKENIRRWRRQGVNEYCMEEWEVILAKGVDEVIRFIRSESEDATRLRHSTPFAGVLTPRERWKFYEKIRA from the coding sequence ATGATAGCCGTCCGCTTGAGCCCCGAAATCGAAGCCCGGTTGGAGAAACTCGCCAAGGCGACACGGAGGACCAAGTCGCACTACATAAGGGAAGCGCTCGTTCGATACCTCGGAGAACGAGAGGAGACATTGCTCGCCCTTGCCCGCATCGAGACCGGCGAAAGCGCATCATCCGGCGAAGCCGCCTGGAGCACATTATCCGGCCATGCGAGGATCGACCGGCGCAGCCTGGCCATGCATCGGGCCATCGCGGAAAAGCTGCTGTTAAATCCGGGCATCCTGGAAAAAGCGAAGGAGAACATCCGGCGATGGCGCCGGCAGGGCGTGAACGAGTACTGCATGGAGGAGTGGGAGGTAATCCTGGCCAAGGGGGTGGACGAAGTCATTCGTTTCATCCGCAGCGAATCCGAAGACGCGACCCGCCTGCGCCACTCCACACCGTTTGCCGGAGTGTTGACGCCGCGGGAGAGATGGAAATTCTATGAAAAGATCCGAGCTTGA
- the larC gene encoding nickel pincer cofactor biosynthesis protein LarC: MKKILYFDCFSGIAGDMTCAALLSLSGAEKELRRALRGLPVGGYRVSVEHASSAGVAGTRFGVKLSSRKVTPRHLPDIVSLLKRSSLPEGAMSRAVACFDLLGDAEAKVHGTKKEKVHFHEVGAVDAIVDIAAACFLFDLAGPSAAYCSALPGGSGEAWSSHGKLPVPGPATLELLTGAPWRFGEGDGEMVTPTGAALLRAFEVSFARPPEMTVGGVGIGLGHREIPGRPNILRVVEGEAAGGVKGRDRVLEVEANIDDMNPQRFELLMERSFAAGALDVAILPATMKKNRPGWVLRILCPEERLELVSAAVFSLSTAIGLRYHACDRLKLARKIGTVETRFGRVRVKESELPDGTVRPVPEYDDVKRIVRSGKATFDEVAREVAAKWRR, translated from the coding sequence ATGAAAAAAATCCTCTACTTCGACTGCTTCTCCGGGATCGCGGGCGACATGACGTGCGCGGCCCTGCTTTCCCTTTCAGGCGCGGAGAAGGAGTTGCGCCGCGCGTTGCGGGGGCTGCCGGTCGGCGGATATCGCGTTTCCGTCGAGCACGCTTCTTCCGCCGGTGTTGCCGGAACGCGGTTCGGCGTGAAATTGTCCTCCCGCAAGGTCACGCCGAGGCATCTTCCGGATATCGTCTCCTTGCTTAAGAGATCGTCCCTTCCCGAAGGCGCGATGTCCCGCGCCGTCGCCTGCTTCGACCTGCTGGGCGATGCGGAGGCGAAGGTGCATGGAACGAAAAAGGAGAAGGTGCACTTCCACGAGGTGGGGGCGGTCGACGCGATCGTGGACATCGCCGCAGCCTGTTTTCTGTTCGACCTCGCCGGACCGTCCGCTGCATACTGTTCGGCTTTGCCCGGAGGATCGGGCGAGGCGTGGTCGTCGCACGGCAAGCTTCCCGTTCCCGGCCCCGCGACACTGGAGCTGCTGACCGGCGCCCCATGGAGGTTCGGCGAAGGAGACGGCGAAATGGTCACCCCGACGGGCGCCGCGCTGCTTCGCGCTTTCGAGGTTTCCTTCGCGCGTCCGCCGGAGATGACGGTGGGCGGGGTCGGCATCGGGCTGGGCCACCGCGAGATCCCCGGGCGGCCGAACATTCTGCGCGTCGTGGAAGGAGAAGCGGCGGGAGGGGTAAAAGGGCGGGACCGCGTGCTCGAAGTGGAAGCGAACATCGACGACATGAACCCGCAGCGTTTCGAATTGCTTATGGAGCGGTCGTTCGCAGCCGGTGCGCTGGACGTCGCCATCCTTCCCGCGACAATGAAAAAGAATCGTCCCGGCTGGGTCCTGCGCATCCTGTGCCCGGAGGAGAGGCTCGAACTGGTCTCCGCGGCGGTCTTCTCGCTGTCTACTGCCATCGGCCTTCGGTATCACGCCTGCGACCGGCTGAAGCTGGCGCGGAAGATCGGGACGGTGGAAACCAGGTTCGGGCGGGTCCGGGTAAAGGAATCGGAGCTTCCCGACGGGACCGTGCGGCCTGTGCCGGAGTACGACGACGTGAAACGCATCGTTCGGTCGGGGAAGGCGACTTTCGACGAAGTGGCGCGCGAGGTGGCGGCGAAATGGCGAAGGTGA